AGATATATTAAAGGGTggcaaaacattaaaatacaataaaacaggtAGAATAATATGAATAAAGGATAAAGACAACTGAAAAGCAAGATGTTTCTTTAAGGAAGTCACAGAAGTTGCACGGTTGATATTTATGATCAGGTTCTGGCTCATAGTAAGAGACGGCTGCCTCTCCAGACTAGAGGTTCATTTAATGCTGCTTTTCATAGAGTAACTCAAACCACTGTGAGTCATatgaaaaggtcagaggtcatcacTGACATGTACAAAGCATCAGCAGACCTGCTTCATTTATAAGTCTGAGTTATTTAACAACCTTAAAGGAgcattctggtgattttctatatttatcttcatgtttggatccaaaccaacaataaactgaacTACGAacaggtattgtgtgtgtatccaaagtctgatatatcttattcctctgtgccgtagacctcctttgttgtccaaaaactattaaaaacacatcagagagCCACATCGTTGctctgggtgacatgttccttcatcatgaagagtttggtcacgttagtttgtttagaaacggttCCAAAGTCTAATAActgtgatcacattttcagtctccagagagtagttccttgtgaggcagacgccactgagcatgtatgtaaatatttacacagataTTTGGGGGGGTTTTTGCTGGCGTCTCATCTAGAATGACTGTCGTGAGAAGACAGGGACAAGGATGCTGcttgctgccccctgctggacgGTTGTGGGTATAGCAGGCACATACGTATATGCAGGTCTATGGATCGAACCCAAACAACTTGGTTGGGCCAATGACGATTCTATggaactgtaaaaaaaaattttaaaaaggaaaatacaggAGATTTACGGAGAAATTACGAAACAGGAGCACAGGATATGattgtatcatatcatataGTATCGTATCTTGTCGTATCATATCACGTCATATTGTATCGTATCGTATTGTGTTGTGTCGTATAGTGTCATATCCTATCATGTCGTATCGTATCGCGTCATATTGTATCGTATCCTATCGTGTTGTATCGTATCGTATCTTGTCGTATCATATCACGTCATATTGTATCATATCATATTGTGTTGTATCATATCGTATTGTAACACAGCTTGAAGTCAGACTCTCGTTCTTCTGATGAACTTTAAAGTTTTACTTgctgatatttttcataatgtttttgattgttgtaattagtgtgtctgtgtttgagtttgatgatgtttttgtgttttgtgatgtgAATGAATCATCTTATTGTCTCTCTCTTCTACaagagatcttgatctcaatgagattacttgaaataaataaaatttaactAACTGCTGTTTGATGACTTACGGCAGCCGTTGGGTTTATAGAGGAAGAGACAGTCGACTCTGACTGTCTCGctgaagttttctttttttatagaTGACATGAGATCTTTTATGCAACTCAGTAGATTCCAATAAATATGACTTTGTAACATCTTATAAACTCAAGGGATGAATGACACAGGTACGTAACATGATGTGGTCGATCTGATCAGAACAGATTTGTCAATAACTGCACTTTACTTACTAACGTAGGGGAAGTCCAGAATTGTATCGCAGAACTGGTAAAGATTAAGCAGTTATCTGGTTGtgatttgattttcatttaaaagatgaaaaagtaaagtaagtaataaagtagtagtagtagtagtagtagtagtaaattaaagtagtaaaaaaatcactttaaaagGACAGGATGGGTGTAAAGATGCTAAAACTGGTGCTTTAGCATCTCCCTTtgacttgtttttgttgtggcagctgcattttgtagAAGCAGAAGTCTGTTCGCTGATTCTCTCTTTCGGTAATCGAACTAAAAGACGAGACAACACCGACACATCAGTTCTGGATGACGAGTCACCGTTATATTGATAAACTCACAGTTTTCTGTCCTGAACTTTATGAGTCTGTATGTCAGATATCAGCAGTTAGGTTCAGCCATGGACCAGCTGTTTATTGTACAGGCGGGGGTGcttttaatatgttttgtttgtttatttactgtcaCTCATTCAAGAGAAAAAATCTGGTTCATAAACAGTTTTAGGTTGTATCTGAGGACAGATGTCATAAATCATCAGTAAGTGAAGGTAAACAGAGAATCAGCAGctcatttggcaaaaaaaaaaagactcaaacatGAACTGTGTTACACTACGAGACtagaaatgtaatttatatcttatttaaacacaataaataagtTATTGACAAATCTCTTCTGATCAGATCGACCACATCACGTTCTTCATCTCCTCGGTTTATAAGATGTTACAAAGTCATATTTATTGGGATTTACTGAAGAGTCGCACAAAAGATTTCATGTTGTGTATAAAAAGGAAAACTTCAGCGGCCAAATATTTTTGTAGGAGGTCCAGATTTGGCCCACGGGCCGCTGCTTGCCAACCACTGGTGTAATGTGTTATCTGCTTTTCCACAATCATTGAAGGACTCAGACAGCAGTAATGATTATTCTCAGGAACCAGAGGAAACATGGAGAGCTTCCTTTTCAGGACCGGAGTCGGGAAAAGTTGCTGCATATAagaatataagaaaataaacagtcGGATGTGTAACGAGACAGAAAAATATGCCTGAGTTATGCTTTTGTATCATTGCTTTGTTCTTATTCTTCATTTTCAAGAGAGAAGCTTTATATTTTGGTTGTTTATGTGTGATGAGTGAGTTTTTTTCAGATCCACAGCACTGATGTTAGTTTTAAAACAGggatgaaaggaagaaaagaaaacccGTCTCTTCACATCGTTAATAAGAGAACTGCTGtcagacatgcacacagactCAGGTAGACGTTAAAGAGCCTGCAAACGTTAAAACAACCACTTTAAGCTTTCTTTCCTCCCTACATCTATACATATCCTCCCTGTTTTGTTGTATGTAAATGATCATTATTGTGTCTTTGATGTGCTGCTGTACTGCTGTTATAGTTATAACAGttataattgatattttatgATCTGATTTCACATTGAATGTAGAACATGAATCTGTAAAGTCACCGGAAACACCAGATGTGAGGTAAATGTAGTCgagtaaaaagaacaatatttatttttgaaatgtagacgagaaaaagtaaaaagtctCCCATAAATTAAATAACTGAGGTATAGAATTAGAAcaaattctcattagtctttatGGGTTGTTTTTTGGAGTTTTTAAGCAGTTATCTGGTTGTGATTTGATTGAGTAGAAAAGAAAAGTCGTCTACAGGTGAAGGGTTGAATTTCAGACATTTGACGCGTCTCGGAACAAAAAAAGCTAcacttttcttttgttgcaCACTTCCTGTGAGGCCGGCAGGTGAAACCACACCTGGAACCAAACGTCCGTTTGGTTTCACTTCAACACACCAGACGGGACAAGAAACAAACCAACACAGAGTCTGAGTCACATTATTTATAAACCaactctcctttttttttttttatttatttgacagcagaGTTCTGATTCAAACTGACATGTTGTTAAAAAGTGAGCgctgaataaaaacatattcagTCTGTATTCATGattttttgtctctgtcagAAATTTGGAGTCAAACATTTGAACAGTTGGAGCAGAAATCTTCATATTTTCCCCACAGAGGTCCATAAATTCATTTCCGTTGACAGAAAACAGCTTCAAAAACTCCTTCATATGAACATTTTGATGCTCtcaattataaatataaacagaTACAATCAAGATACGTTTAACAAATACAGTAGATTTgattatattaataatactgACCTTTTTATACAAAGTTctgtcataaaataaaataaaaacatgtacatCAAATATACATTCTGACACTGGACAgtgcactgcaaaaaatgttcaatttttaACAAGTCATCTAAGTTATATTCAGTCTTAAAATCGTATTTTCTTAagctgattttttaaatatgaatcttTTATAGACAACATGTTGAAACATCAGGCAGAAGAAGATTCAAAAAGCTGATTTGATTTTGGAATAaagtttttttatatatatataatcagtGGTACATTTCTTCACTTTGTTGCAGGAAAACAAGTTTTTAAGACTCATTACAGGTTTAAATGGCTTGTACAGATCGGTAAGTTTTGCAGCAtgtgtataaaaataatcatgaaACTTTGATTTTAATGACTCGTCCAATAATTGCAGCAACAGAGAGTCATGTTCAGTTCGGGCAGGAGCATTTGCACTCTGATATAATGGGGTACTGAACAGGTATCCAGGCGCATTTCAGACCCCCCTTTTTCTGCAGGCAGCGCCATCGCAGGATCGTAAAATGAGTCGATTTGGCAGGTTTGCAGACCATCCCTTCAGGGACTGAACAAGACCGCTTATTGTAGCAGCTCCCCACCTTCACGTAGCGCGGCCAGAATCTGCTGCCCAGGTCGTTCCATGCGTAAACAACCGGGCAGAAGGCGTAAGACCACAGCCACAGTTGCAGCCTTCTCCGGAGTTTTTTACTCGGCTTCTGCTTCTTGCCATGCTGGACCTCGAACTCCATGGCCCGGATCTCTTTGGGCATCGCTCCGGAGAGCTTCTGCCGCAGGTCCGCGTCGCTCACATCCTCGTTCCCCGCGTATTTGTCCTCCGGCGGGGACACGGACATGAAGTGCGGGTCGAAGTGGCTGCCCAGAGTGCTCCTGAGCTCCGTCTCGTTCAGGTCCTTCTCTTTCGGGTCCAGCACTGGATCCGGATCCTCCTTTAGCTCCACTATGGGCAGAGTGTCACTGGGGATGGGACGGAGGAGATAGTAGTGTTGGCACATGCCCTCCTCTATCCTGAAGCCCAGAGAAAACACGAGCATAAACACAGCCATCAAATAACAGGATTTATCCATCTCCTCTGTACAGTTTCCAGAGACAGTCAGAATATTCAGGGATAAATCCTCCCGAAAGAACAGAAAGGCGCCGGGTTTCCCTCTGAGTGTCTGGCTGCAGGGAAGATATCCAAGTCTGAG
This sequence is a window from Thunnus albacares chromosome 20, fThuAlb1.1, whole genome shotgun sequence. Protein-coding genes within it:
- the nog3 gene encoding noggin-3, giving the protein MDKSCYLMAVFMLVFSLGFRIEEGMCQHYYLLRPIPSDTLPIVELKEDPDPVLDPKEKDLNETELRSTLGSHFDPHFMSVSPPEDKYAGNEDVSDADLRQKLSGAMPKEIRAMEFEVQHGKKQKPSKKLRRRLQLWLWSYAFCPVVYAWNDLGSRFWPRYVKVGSCYNKRSCSVPEGMVCKPAKSTHFTILRWRCLQKKGGLKCAWIPVQYPIISECKCSCPN